Proteins from one Acidiphilium multivorum AIU301 genomic window:
- the cysN gene encoding sulfate adenylyltransferase subunit CysN: MNEMSTTASRSLLRLLTCGSVDDGKSTLIGRLLFDTDNIPDDQRAALERDSRKYGTDGANIDYALLVDGLEAEREQGITIDVAYRFMATRRRKFIIADTPGHEQYTRNMATGASTAQLAILLVDASQGLLTQTRRHAFIADLLGIRHVVLAVNKIDLIGFDQARFDAIAEEFRALAARFHFETITPIPLSARHGDNVVHRSARMPWHDGPTLLEHLETIEPGGTGAGPFRFPVQWVNRPDADFRGYAGTLAGGEVKPGDEVVVAASGQLTRIARIVTADGDRPAARAGDAVTLTLADEVDLSRGDVLASPGARPDVADQFAADLVWMAEAPLFAGRPYIVKLGTATVSGVVSRIKHKVNVNNFDELAADSLTLNEVGSVNVALATPVAFDPYTLNPRTGAFILIDRMTNATVAAGMIRHPLRRASNIHRQALTIDRAAREALNGHRPAILWFTGLSGSGKSTIANALETKLHLLGAHTYLLDGDNVRHGLNRDLGFTDTDRVENIRRVAEVAKLFADAGMIVLVSFISPFRAERNMARELVEPGLFHEVFVDTPIEVCRQRDPKGLYRKADAGEIRNFTGIDSPYEPPEAPEFHLRTTTADPDALAEALLAALRPQLGLGL; encoded by the coding sequence ATGAACGAGATGAGCACGACCGCCTCCCGCTCGCTGCTGCGCCTGCTGACCTGCGGCTCGGTCGATGACGGCAAGTCCACCCTGATCGGCCGGCTGCTGTTCGACACCGACAACATCCCCGACGACCAGCGCGCCGCCCTCGAACGCGATTCGCGCAAATACGGCACCGACGGCGCCAATATCGACTACGCCCTCCTCGTCGACGGGCTCGAGGCCGAGCGCGAGCAGGGCATCACGATCGACGTCGCCTACCGTTTCATGGCGACGAGGCGGCGCAAGTTCATCATCGCCGACACGCCCGGCCACGAACAGTATACCCGCAACATGGCCACCGGCGCCTCCACCGCGCAGCTCGCCATCCTGCTCGTCGACGCGAGCCAGGGCCTGCTGACCCAGACCCGCCGGCACGCCTTCATCGCCGACCTGCTCGGCATCCGCCACGTCGTCCTCGCGGTGAACAAGATCGACCTGATCGGCTTCGACCAGGCGCGCTTCGACGCCATCGCCGAGGAATTCCGCGCCCTCGCCGCGCGGTTCCATTTCGAGACGATCACCCCGATCCCGCTCTCCGCCCGCCATGGCGACAACGTCGTCCATCGCAGCGCGCGCATGCCCTGGCATGACGGCCCCACCCTGCTCGAGCATCTGGAGACCATCGAGCCCGGCGGCACCGGCGCCGGGCCGTTCCGCTTCCCCGTGCAATGGGTCAACCGGCCGGACGCCGATTTCCGCGGCTATGCCGGCACGCTCGCCGGCGGCGAGGTGAAGCCGGGCGACGAGGTGGTGGTCGCCGCCTCCGGCCAGCTCACCCGCATCGCCCGCATCGTCACCGCCGATGGCGACCGCCCCGCCGCCCGCGCCGGCGATGCCGTCACCCTCACCCTCGCCGACGAGGTCGATCTCTCCCGCGGCGACGTGCTCGCCAGTCCCGGCGCCCGGCCGGACGTCGCCGACCAGTTCGCCGCCGACCTCGTCTGGATGGCCGAGGCGCCGCTCTTCGCCGGCCGGCCCTATATCGTCAAGCTCGGCACCGCGACGGTCTCCGGCGTCGTCTCGCGCATCAAGCACAAGGTCAACGTCAACAATTTCGACGAACTCGCCGCCGATTCGCTCACGCTGAACGAGGTCGGCTCGGTCAATGTCGCCCTCGCCACCCCGGTCGCCTTCGATCCCTACACGCTGAACCCGCGCACCGGCGCCTTCATCCTGATCGACCGGATGACCAACGCCACCGTCGCCGCCGGCATGATCCGCCATCCGCTGCGCCGCGCGAGCAACATCCACCGCCAGGCGCTGACCATCGACCGCGCCGCCCGCGAGGCGCTGAACGGCCACCGCCCGGCGATCCTCTGGTTCACCGGCCTGTCCGGCTCCGGCAAGTCGACCATCGCCAACGCGCTGGAGACGAAGCTGCACCTGCTCGGCGCGCACACCTACCTGCTCGATGGCGACAATGTCCGCCACGGCCTCAACCGCGACCTCGGCTTCACCGATACCGACCGGGTGGAGAACATCCGCCGCGTCGCCGAGGTGGCGAAGCTCTTCGCCGATGCCGGCATGATCGTGCTGGTCAGCTTCATCTCGCCCTTCCGCGCCGAGCGCAACATGGCGCGCGAACTCGTCGAGCCCGGCCTGTTCCACGAGGTCTTCGTCGACACGCCGATCGAGGTCTGCCGCCAGCGCGACCCGAAAGGCCTCTACCGCAAGGCCGATGCCGGCGAGATCCGCAACTTCACCGGCATCGACAGCCCCTACGAACCGCCGGAAGCGCCCGAATTCCACCTGCGCACCACAACGGCGGACCCCGACGCGCTGGCCGAAGCGCTCCTCGCCGCGCTGCGCCCGCAACTCGGCCTCGGCCTCTGA
- a CDS encoding YMGG-like glycine zipper-containing protein, translating to MTVRSKQVLIVPVLLSVVALGLAGCGYTPGQRALSGGAIGAGTGAILGAATGGSAATGALIGGAVGAIGGAVTNPNQVNLGRAP from the coding sequence ATGACTGTGAGATCGAAACAGGTGCTAATCGTTCCCGTGCTGCTCTCGGTGGTGGCGCTGGGGCTGGCGGGTTGCGGCTATACGCCCGGCCAGCGGGCTCTCTCTGGCGGCGCGATCGGCGCGGGCACCGGTGCGATCCTGGGGGCTGCGACGGGCGGCTCGGCGGCGACGGGCGCGCTGATCGGCGGCGCCGTGGGCGCGATCGGCGGCGCGGTGACCAATCCGAACCAGGTCAATCTCGGCCGCGCGCCCTGA
- the aroC gene encoding chorismate synthase, giving the protein MSYNSFGHLFRVTTWGESHGPAIGCVVDGVPPRIPLSEADIQPFLDRRRPGQSRFTTQRREPDIVRILSGVHGGVTTGTPVALQIENTDQRSQDYANIADRFRPGHADIAYHWKYGVRDPRGGGRSSARETATRVAAGAIARKILGERVRIRGALVQMGRHAIDRARFDWDEVDRNAFFCPDPEAAKAWAEELDAVRKAGSSLGAVVEVVAEGLSPGLGAPVYAKLDADLAAAMMSINAVKGVEIGDGFAAAALRGEENADEMRMNEDGTVRFLANHAGGVLGGISTGQPVIVRFAVKPTSSILTPVHSVDSDGDEVDIQTKGRHDPCVGIRAVPVGEAMMACVLADQLLLHRAQCGETGAGRLPLAKK; this is encoded by the coding sequence ATGTCGTACAACAGTTTCGGCCATCTCTTCCGCGTCACCACCTGGGGCGAAAGCCACGGCCCCGCGATCGGCTGCGTCGTCGACGGCGTGCCGCCGCGCATCCCGCTCTCGGAAGCGGACATCCAGCCCTTCCTCGACCGCCGACGGCCCGGCCAGTCCCGCTTCACCACCCAGCGCCGCGAGCCGGACATCGTCCGCATCCTCTCCGGCGTCCATGGCGGTGTCACCACCGGCACGCCGGTCGCCCTGCAGATCGAGAACACCGACCAGCGCTCGCAGGACTACGCCAACATCGCCGACCGTTTCCGCCCCGGCCATGCCGACATCGCCTATCACTGGAAATACGGGGTCCGCGATCCGCGCGGCGGCGGCCGCTCCTCGGCGCGGGAGACGGCGACGCGCGTCGCCGCCGGCGCGATCGCCCGCAAGATCCTCGGCGAGCGCGTGCGCATCCGCGGCGCGCTGGTGCAGATGGGCCGGCACGCGATCGACCGCGCCCGCTTCGACTGGGACGAGGTGGACCGCAACGCCTTCTTCTGCCCCGACCCCGAGGCCGCGAAGGCCTGGGCCGAGGAGCTCGACGCCGTGCGCAAGGCCGGCTCCTCGCTCGGCGCCGTGGTGGAAGTCGTCGCCGAGGGCCTCTCCCCCGGCCTCGGCGCGCCGGTCTACGCCAAGCTGGACGCCGATCTCGCCGCGGCGATGATGAGCATCAACGCGGTCAAGGGTGTCGAGATCGGCGACGGTTTCGCCGCCGCCGCCCTGCGCGGCGAGGAGAACGCCGACGAGATGCGGATGAACGAGGACGGCACGGTGCGCTTCCTCGCCAACCATGCCGGCGGCGTGCTCGGCGGCATCTCGACCGGCCAGCCCGTCATCGTCCGCTTCGCGGTGAAGCCAACCAGCTCGATTCTAACCCCGGTCCACAGCGTCGATTCCGATGGCGACGAGGTCGATATCCAGACCAAGGGCCGGCACGATCCCTGCGTCGGCATCCGCGCGGTGCCGGTCGGCGAGGCGATGATGGCCTGCGTTCTGGCCGACCAGCTGCTGCTGCACCGCGCCCAGTGCGGCGAAACCGGCGCCGGGCGCCTGCCGCTGGCAAAAAAGTGA
- the ndk gene encoding nucleoside-diphosphate kinase: protein MATERTLSIIKPDATRRNLTGRINAKFEEAGLRIVAQKRIRLTKDQAEAFYGVHKERPFFAGLVSFMTSGPVVVQVLEGDDAVARNRAIMGATDPRKAEAGTIRAEFAEDIEANSVHGSDAADTAAQEIAFFFAGVEIVG, encoded by the coding sequence ATGGCAACCGAACGCACCCTCTCGATCATCAAGCCCGACGCCACGCGCCGCAACCTCACCGGCCGCATCAATGCGAAGTTCGAGGAAGCGGGTCTGCGCATCGTCGCCCAGAAGCGCATCCGCCTGACCAAGGACCAGGCCGAGGCGTTCTATGGCGTCCACAAGGAGCGTCCGTTCTTCGCCGGGCTGGTCAGCTTCATGACCTCGGGTCCGGTCGTCGTCCAGGTTCTGGAAGGCGACGACGCCGTGGCCCGCAACCGCGCGATCATGGGCGCGACCGACCCCAGGAAGGCCGAGGCCGGCACCATCCGCGCCGAATTCGCCGAGGACATCGAGGCGAACTCCGTCCACGGCTCCGACGCGGCGGACACCGCGGCGCAGGAAATCGCCTTCTTCTTCGCCGGCGTCGAGATCGTCGGCTGA
- a CDS encoding Do family serine endopeptidase — translation MKLFLARRRPGQLAALTAVMLAGGTLAAISLDSAFANDKAFDATSKVQKDFKPIPSFAPLVKDVSPAVVSVTVHLKVQQADNTQAQNGMPPGMPFAFPFPFPQPQQPQAVEAKGSGFFISSDGYIVTNNHVVKNAKSVFVTLSDGSKLPAKIVGTDPSTDLAVLKVKRDKPFPYLQLGDSAKVVPGQWVIAIGNPFGLAETVTTGVVSALGRDIGDGQYDSFIQIDAPINEGNSGGPLLNQRGEVIGVNTAILTPSGGSVGIGFSIPSDMVRRIADELIKSGHVTRGFIGVQVQTITPEMAQAMGVPVHDGRADGALIAETMPNGPAAKAGLKPGDIITKVDGKMVRDPRELALAISGIKPDGKASITYLRGGASHELNLRVEKMPANAEAAFAPGGSQSGPAMHKPELGLSLAPLSDAARQQLNLPDNVSGALIAHVAPNSPADEAGLRSGDVIVGVGSMTVNNPDQAVAAIRKAEAAKAKAIALRVMRGNQALFVAVPLPKEKAGK, via the coding sequence ATGAAACTGTTCCTCGCCCGCCGCCGGCCCGGGCAGCTCGCTGCCCTCACCGCCGTCATGCTGGCCGGCGGCACGCTTGCCGCGATTTCGCTCGACAGCGCCTTCGCCAACGACAAGGCGTTCGACGCCACGTCGAAAGTCCAGAAGGACTTCAAGCCGATCCCGAGCTTCGCCCCCCTGGTCAAGGACGTCAGCCCCGCGGTCGTCTCGGTGACCGTGCATCTCAAGGTCCAGCAGGCCGACAACACGCAGGCGCAGAACGGCATGCCGCCCGGCATGCCCTTCGCCTTCCCCTTCCCCTTTCCGCAGCCGCAGCAGCCCCAGGCCGTGGAAGCCAAGGGCTCGGGCTTCTTCATCTCGTCCGACGGCTACATCGTGACCAACAATCACGTGGTGAAGAACGCGAAGTCGGTGTTCGTCACGCTGTCCGACGGATCGAAGCTGCCGGCCAAGATCGTCGGCACCGACCCGAGCACCGATCTCGCGGTGCTCAAGGTCAAGCGCGACAAGCCCTTCCCCTACCTGCAGCTCGGCGACTCGGCGAAGGTCGTGCCCGGCCAGTGGGTGATCGCGATCGGCAACCCGTTCGGCCTCGCCGAAACGGTGACGACCGGCGTCGTCTCCGCCCTCGGCCGCGACATCGGCGACGGCCAGTACGACAGCTTCATCCAGATCGACGCGCCGATCAACGAGGGCAATTCCGGCGGCCCGCTGCTCAACCAGCGCGGCGAGGTCATCGGCGTGAACACCGCGATCCTCACGCCGTCCGGCGGCTCGGTCGGGATCGGCTTCTCGATCCCCTCCGACATGGTCAGGCGGATCGCCGACGAGCTGATCAAGTCCGGCCACGTCACCCGCGGCTTCATCGGCGTGCAGGTGCAGACGATCACGCCGGAAATGGCCCAGGCCATGGGCGTTCCCGTGCATGACGGCCGCGCCGACGGCGCGCTGATCGCCGAGACCATGCCGAACGGGCCGGCGGCCAAGGCCGGCCTGAAGCCCGGCGACATCATCACCAAGGTCGATGGCAAGATGGTGCGCGACCCGCGCGAACTCGCCCTCGCCATCTCCGGCATCAAGCCGGACGGCAAGGCCAGCATCACCTATCTGCGCGGCGGCGCGTCGCACGAGCTGAACCTGCGCGTCGAGAAGATGCCGGCCAATGCCGAGGCGGCGTTCGCGCCGGGCGGCAGCCAGAGCGGCCCGGCCATGCACAAGCCGGAACTCGGCCTCTCCCTCGCCCCGCTGAGCGATGCCGCCCGTCAGCAGCTCAACCTGCCGGACAATGTCTCGGGCGCGCTGATCGCCCATGTCGCGCCGAACTCCCCGGCCGACGAGGCCGGGCTGCGCTCGGGTGACGTCATCGTCGGCGTCGGCAGCATGACGGTGAACAACCCCGACCAGGCGGTCGCCGCGATCCGCAAGGCAGAAGCCGCGAAGGCGAAGGCGATCGCGCTGCGGGTGATGCGCGGCAACCAGGCCCTGTTCGTCGCGGTGCCGCTGCCCAAGGAAAAGGCCGGCAAGTAA
- a CDS encoding MarR family winged helix-turn-helix transcriptional regulator codes for MFGVEDEATEAAVRAYVKLMRASHAVLARTQARLAAAGLTHVQLGVLEALLHLGPLTQRDLTRKLLTSPGNLTDVIDKLARRGLVERVQCPEDRRSVRVVLTADGRRFIEELFPRHAGDIAAAMGGLDGKDLAALDALLRRLGLAAAGD; via the coding sequence ATGTTCGGCGTCGAGGACGAGGCCACGGAAGCGGCGGTCCGGGCCTATGTGAAGCTGATGCGGGCCAGCCACGCCGTTCTCGCCCGCACGCAGGCGCGGCTGGCCGCCGCCGGCCTGACCCATGTCCAGCTCGGCGTGCTCGAGGCGCTGCTGCATCTCGGCCCCCTCACCCAGCGCGACCTTACCCGCAAGCTCCTCACCAGCCCCGGCAACCTGACCGACGTGATCGACAAGCTGGCCCGCCGCGGCCTTGTCGAGCGCGTCCAGTGCCCGGAAGACCGCCGCAGCGTCCGGGTCGTCCTCACCGCCGATGGCCGGCGCTTCATCGAGGAGTTGTTCCCCCGCCACGCCGGCGACATCGCCGCCGCGATGGGCGGGCTCGACGGCAAGGATCTCGCGGCGCTCGATGCGCTGCTGCGCCGGCTCGGCCTGGCGGCGGCCGGGGATTGA
- a CDS encoding pirin family protein — MIDIRPFDSIGRFRNEWLNAHHHFSFGSYRDPARMGWGALRVWNDDEVAPQTGFDPHPHRDMEIVTFIRQGAITHQDNLGNRGVTRAGDVQVMHAGTGIVHAEYNLEDEPTRLFQIWIMPDRRGVEPGWATRAFPRAAGSGLLVLAGGRAGDAEAGALPLHADAAVLTARLAPGERVTHEIAPGRAAYLVPATGAVTVNGRAAAARDGVAVSGERAIVIEAGTEETELVLVDVRE; from the coding sequence ATGATCGACATCCGCCCCTTCGACTCGATCGGCCGTTTCCGCAACGAATGGCTGAACGCGCATCACCACTTCAGCTTCGGCAGCTATCGCGATCCCGCCCGCATGGGCTGGGGCGCGCTGCGCGTCTGGAACGACGACGAGGTCGCGCCGCAGACGGGCTTCGACCCGCATCCGCATCGCGACATGGAAATCGTCACCTTCATCCGCCAGGGCGCCATCACCCATCAGGACAATCTCGGCAATCGCGGCGTCACCCGCGCCGGCGACGTGCAGGTGATGCATGCGGGCACCGGCATCGTCCACGCCGAATACAATCTCGAGGACGAACCCACCCGCCTGTTCCAGATCTGGATCATGCCGGACCGCCGCGGCGTCGAACCCGGCTGGGCCACGCGCGCCTTTCCGCGCGCGGCCGGCTCGGGCCTGCTCGTGCTGGCCGGCGGCCGGGCCGGCGATGCCGAGGCCGGCGCGCTCCCCCTGCATGCGGACGCCGCCGTGCTCACCGCGCGTCTTGCGCCCGGCGAACGCGTGACCCACGAGATCGCGCCGGGCCGCGCGGCCTATCTCGTCCCCGCCACCGGCGCGGTTACCGTCAACGGGCGGGCCGCCGCCGCGCGCGACGGTGTCGCGGTGAGCGGGGAACGCGCGATCGTGATCGAGGCCGGCACGGAAGAAACGGAACTCGTCCTTGTCGATGTTCGAGAATGA
- a CDS encoding ABC transporter substrate-binding protein, protein MSSGTVRRVRRNSVGILAVAALTALPLLAHAKPKPIVVGITAWLGSIPGRSIADGATLAAEEINAKGGVNGRPIKLVIEDNHNSTTDAIRSFQRMVREDHAVAIVGDFTSEVGLALEPWAARMHEPFLITGAASNKLTEFVHANYAQHKYIFEPNLNSGELAQNICDAAKSVLVGKLHMKTAVVMSEDAAWTLPLDAGFNKCLPKAGLKVLKDIRFAPNTSDFTPIYQQIEAMHPDVIITGWAHVGVKPTTQWAEQNVPIPLMGISSQATSTTFWKATNGATQGVITIAPAAAGVAITPKTQPFMKAYQAKFHTSPAYTGFTTYDAMYALAAAIERAKSTKAGPLVAALAKTDRVGTEGPMQFNGPKARFANGIVYGKGHVRWIDVQWQDGTQKVIWPADLANAKPKFPSFVKLPGSK, encoded by the coding sequence ATGAGTTCTGGAACCGTGCGCCGGGTGCGGCGCAACTCCGTGGGCATCCTTGCCGTCGCCGCGCTGACGGCACTCCCGTTGCTGGCCCACGCCAAGCCGAAGCCCATCGTGGTCGGCATCACCGCCTGGCTCGGATCGATTCCCGGCCGTTCCATCGCCGATGGCGCCACCCTCGCCGCCGAGGAAATCAACGCCAAGGGCGGCGTGAACGGGCGGCCGATCAAGCTCGTCATCGAGGACAACCACAATTCCACGACGGACGCGATCCGCTCGTTCCAGCGCATGGTCAGGGAGGACCACGCGGTCGCCATCGTCGGCGACTTCACCAGCGAGGTGGGCCTGGCGCTCGAACCCTGGGCGGCGCGCATGCACGAGCCGTTCCTCATCACCGGCGCCGCGTCGAACAAGCTCACGGAATTCGTGCACGCCAACTACGCCCAGCACAAATACATCTTCGAGCCCAACCTGAATTCCGGCGAACTCGCGCAGAACATCTGCGATGCGGCGAAATCCGTCCTCGTCGGCAAGCTCCACATGAAGACCGCGGTCGTCATGAGCGAGGACGCCGCCTGGACCCTGCCGCTCGACGCCGGCTTCAACAAATGCCTGCCGAAAGCCGGGCTCAAGGTGCTGAAGGATATCCGCTTCGCGCCCAACACCTCGGACTTCACCCCGATCTACCAGCAGATCGAGGCGATGCACCCGGACGTGATCATCACCGGCTGGGCCCATGTCGGCGTGAAGCCGACCACCCAGTGGGCCGAGCAGAACGTGCCGATCCCGCTGATGGGCATCAGCTCGCAGGCAACCTCGACCACCTTCTGGAAAGCGACCAACGGGGCAACCCAGGGGGTCATCACCATCGCGCCGGCCGCCGCCGGGGTGGCGATCACGCCGAAGACGCAGCCGTTCATGAAGGCCTACCAGGCGAAATTCCACACCTCGCCGGCCTATACCGGCTTCACCACGTATGACGCGATGTACGCCCTCGCCGCCGCGATCGAACGGGCGAAATCGACCAAGGCGGGGCCGCTGGTCGCCGCCCTGGCCAAGACCGACCGCGTCGGCACCGAGGGGCCGATGCAGTTCAACGGGCCGAAGGCGCGCTTCGCCAACGGCATCGTCTATGGCAAGGGCCACGTCCGGTGGATCGACGTCCAGTGGCAGGACGGCACGCAGAAGGTCATCTGGCCGGCGGATCTCGCCAACGCGAAGCCGAAATTCCCGAGCTTCGTGAAGCTGCCGGGCTCGAAATAG
- the cysD gene encoding sulfate adenylyltransferase subunit CysD gives MTMTDIATGALDADLAALEAESIEIIRETASGFRNPVMLYSIGKDSSVMLHLAMKAFYPAKPPFPLMHVDTGWKFREMIRFRDETVRRLGLRLIVRHNAEAAARGVNPFDYGASTYTQVMKTETLKAGLDELQFDAAFGGARRDEEKSRAKERIFSVRTAGHGWDPKAQRPEIWNLFNTRLAPGQTMRVFPLSNWTEADIWNYIARENIPVVPLYFAKERPVVERGGQLLMVDDDRLPLRPGEVPQLRRVRFRTLGCYPLTAAIESDAETLEAVLAEMRESRVSERQGRLIDHDDAAAMEKKKREGYF, from the coding sequence ATGACCATGACCGACATTGCAACCGGCGCGCTCGATGCCGATCTCGCGGCGCTCGAGGCGGAAAGCATCGAGATCATCCGCGAAACCGCTTCGGGGTTCCGCAACCCGGTGATGCTCTATTCGATCGGCAAGGACAGCTCGGTGATGCTGCATCTGGCGATGAAGGCGTTCTACCCGGCGAAGCCGCCCTTCCCGCTGATGCATGTCGATACCGGCTGGAAATTCCGCGAGATGATCCGTTTCCGTGACGAAACGGTGCGGCGCCTCGGCCTCCGCCTCATCGTCCGCCACAACGCCGAGGCCGCCGCCCGCGGCGTCAACCCGTTCGACTACGGCGCCTCGACCTACACGCAGGTGATGAAGACCGAAACGCTGAAGGCCGGGCTCGACGAGCTGCAGTTCGACGCGGCCTTCGGCGGCGCCCGGCGCGACGAGGAAAAATCCCGCGCCAAGGAGCGCATCTTCTCGGTCCGCACCGCCGGCCACGGGTGGGACCCGAAGGCGCAGCGGCCGGAAATCTGGAACCTGTTCAACACCCGCCTCGCCCCCGGCCAGACCATGCGCGTCTTCCCGCTCTCCAACTGGACCGAGGCGGATATCTGGAACTACATCGCCCGCGAGAACATCCCCGTCGTGCCGCTGTATTTCGCGAAGGAGCGCCCGGTGGTCGAGCGCGGCGGCCAGCTCCTGATGGTCGATGACGACCGCCTCCCCCTCCGCCCCGGCGAGGTGCCGCAGCTGCGCAGGGTCCGCTTCCGCACGCTCGGCTGCTACCCGCTCACCGCCGCGATCGAGTCCGATGCCGAAACGCTCGAGGCGGTGCTCGCCGAAATGCGCGAATCCCGCGTCTCCGAGCGCCAGGGAAGGCTGATCGACCACGACGATGCGGCGGCGATGGAAAAGAAGAAGCGCGAGGGATATTTCTGA
- a CDS encoding universal stress protein — protein sequence MAIRKILLPLAGVASARAALGTALMLGARWRAHVHALHVRTDTRDVAPLAGEGLSGAMIEEMMATTEKEGNTEARALSALFDAETAAHGIAVGAPVRDASGAVGQASAWFSSIVGREEELVASEARLSDLIVVPHPKSAEEVASADALHAVLFDSGRPALIAPVEPAEMIGSRIAIAWNGTAESASAVASVLPWLSGAQQVRIFHSNDYQRQGPAADQLASYLELHGIAADITEFRAIDRSAGAGLLAAVTEFGADLLAMGAYSHSRLRQLILGGVTRHVLEHARLAVLMNR from the coding sequence ATGGCGATCCGCAAGATCCTGCTGCCCCTCGCGGGCGTCGCTTCCGCCCGTGCCGCGCTCGGCACGGCGCTGATGCTCGGGGCGCGCTGGCGGGCCCATGTCCACGCCCTTCACGTCCGCACCGACACGCGCGATGTGGCCCCCCTCGCGGGCGAAGGGCTCTCCGGCGCCATGATCGAGGAGATGATGGCGACCACCGAGAAGGAGGGCAACACCGAGGCCAGGGCGCTGTCGGCGCTGTTCGACGCCGAAACCGCGGCCCACGGCATCGCCGTCGGCGCGCCGGTGCGCGACGCCAGCGGCGCCGTCGGCCAGGCCAGTGCCTGGTTCAGCTCGATCGTCGGCCGCGAGGAGGAACTCGTCGCCAGCGAGGCGCGCCTGTCCGATCTCATCGTCGTCCCGCATCCGAAATCGGCCGAGGAAGTCGCCTCCGCCGACGCGCTGCACGCCGTGCTGTTCGATTCCGGCCGCCCGGCGCTGATCGCCCCGGTCGAGCCGGCCGAGATGATCGGCTCCCGGATCGCGATCGCCTGGAACGGCACCGCGGAAAGCGCCTCGGCCGTCGCCTCCGTGCTGCCCTGGCTCTCCGGCGCGCAGCAGGTCCGCATCTTCCACTCGAACGACTATCAGCGCCAGGGTCCCGCCGCCGACCAGCTCGCCAGCTATCTCGAACTGCACGGCATCGCCGCGGACATCACCGAGTTCCGCGCCATCGACCGCAGCGCCGGCGCCGGCCTGCTCGCCGCCGTCACCGAATTCGGCGCCGACCTGCTCGCCATGGGGGCCTATTCGCATTCCCGCCTCCGCCAGCTCATCCTCGGCGGCGTGACGCGGCATGTCCTCGAGCACGCGCGGCTGGCGGTGCTGATGAACCGGTAG
- a CDS encoding rod shape-determining protein — MLSRLLGLMSADMAIDLGTANTLVYVKGRGIVLDEPSVVAIAEVKGRKQVLAVGEEAKHMLGRTPGNISAIRPLRDGVIADFEVAEEMIKHFIRKVHNRRGFASPLIIVCVPSGSTAVERRAIQESAESAGARKVLLIEEPMAAAIGAGLPVTEPSGSMVVDIGGGTTEVAVISLGGIVYARSVRVGGDKMDEAIISYLRRGHNLLIGESSAEKIKLDIGAAWADPLTDNDWHEVKGRDLINGVPREVRVTRAQIAESLAEPVGQIVETVKVALENTPPELAGDIVDKGIVLTGGGALLRGLDDVLRDASGLPVVVADEALQCVAKGTGRALEELKRLRSVLSTMY, encoded by the coding sequence ATGCTCTCCAGGCTTCTCGGGCTCATGTCCGCCGACATGGCCATCGACTTGGGCACCGCCAACACGCTCGTCTACGTGAAGGGGCGCGGCATCGTTCTTGATGAACCCTCTGTGGTCGCGATCGCCGAGGTGAAGGGGCGCAAGCAGGTGCTTGCCGTCGGCGAGGAGGCCAAGCACATGCTCGGCCGCACGCCGGGCAACATCTCCGCCATCCGCCCGCTGCGCGACGGCGTGATCGCCGATTTCGAGGTGGCGGAGGAGATGATCAAGCACTTCATCCGCAAGGTGCACAACCGGCGCGGCTTCGCCTCGCCGCTGATCATCGTCTGCGTCCCCTCCGGCTCCACCGCGGTCGAGCGCCGCGCCATCCAGGAAAGTGCCGAGAGCGCCGGCGCGCGCAAGGTGCTGCTGATCGAGGAGCCGATGGCCGCGGCGATCGGCGCCGGCCTGCCGGTCACCGAGCCCTCGGGCTCGATGGTGGTCGACATCGGCGGCGGCACCACCGAGGTCGCGGTGATCTCGCTCGGCGGCATCGTCTATGCCCGCTCGGTCCGCGTCGGCGGCGACAAGATGGACGAGGCGATCATTTCCTACCTCCGCCGCGGCCACAACCTGCTGATCGGCGAATCCTCGGCCGAGAAGATCAAGCTCGACATCGGCGCCGCCTGGGCCGACCCGCTGACCGACAATGACTGGCACGAGGTGAAGGGCCGCGATCTCATCAACGGCGTCCCGCGCGAGGTCAGGGTCACCCGCGCGCAGATCGCCGAGAGCCTCGCCGAGCCGGTCGGCCAGATCGTCGAGACCGTGAAGGTCGCCCTCGAGAACACGCCGCCCGAACTCGCCGGCGACATTGTCGACAAGGGAATCGTGCTGACCGGCGGCGGCGCGCTGCTCCGCGGCCTCGACGACGTGCTGCGCGATGCCTCCGGCCTGCCGGTCGTCGTCGCCGACGAGGCCCTGCAATGCGTCGCCAAGGGAACCGGCCGCGCGCTCGAGGAACTCAAGCGTCTGCGCTCCGTGCTGTCGACGATGTATTGA